A genomic window from Candidatus Pelagisphaera phototrophica includes:
- a CDS encoding LysM peptidoglycan-binding domain-containing protein produces MKLLRIGVIAGAHVIVIAILYLMSGFGNSGLKDSRVSAAGANGIVNWSSEDPNALAPTVSGTGFDSKASELTGFNAGDGSSVNRATLPEISSKQRFEPRRPGGSEKASPPASTPSRGNVDSGVLTPIGRSPAEGSGAGQPQNIIAPSSTSQFIRYAVRSGDSIWGITQKFGVSQSQLQFMNPGLTVNIQPGQVLNVPRSGQAPEPISGSAQPASVVDGSIYVVKSGDALSRIAANQGVTLSALRAANNLSGDLIRVGQKLVIPNGRKSSIASSPLRKQGLQIVVAPGDTVSSIAIGYNVSAKDLILHNDIQNPARINPGQTLFIPSSLSNRPRSSPPPVVVEKRDPVPTLSIIPEDAPLILPDEDDFLQDEGWIEQPVIQIEN; encoded by the coding sequence ATGAAATTATTGCGAATCGGAGTCATTGCGGGGGCCCATGTGATCGTTATCGCGATCCTCTACTTGATGAGTGGGTTTGGAAACAGTGGATTGAAAGACAGTAGAGTGTCGGCAGCCGGCGCCAACGGTATAGTAAATTGGTCTAGCGAAGATCCGAATGCTCTTGCTCCCACCGTTAGCGGCACTGGTTTTGATTCGAAAGCCAGTGAATTGACCGGGTTCAATGCGGGTGATGGAAGCTCTGTCAATCGGGCAACGCTTCCCGAGATCTCAAGTAAGCAGAGATTCGAGCCGAGACGTCCGGGGGGATCGGAAAAAGCCAGTCCCCCAGCATCGACTCCTTCGAGAGGAAATGTTGATAGTGGTGTTCTAACGCCTATAGGTCGTAGTCCTGCAGAAGGAAGTGGGGCGGGACAGCCGCAAAACATAATAGCCCCAAGCAGCACGTCGCAGTTTATCCGATATGCAGTGCGAAGTGGGGACAGTATTTGGGGAATAACGCAGAAGTTTGGCGTTTCACAAAGCCAGCTCCAGTTCATGAATCCAGGATTGACAGTAAATATTCAGCCAGGACAAGTTCTCAATGTTCCTAGGTCGGGTCAGGCTCCTGAACCGATAAGTGGTTCAGCCCAACCGGCATCGGTTGTCGATGGGAGTATTTACGTGGTGAAAAGCGGCGATGCTCTTTCCCGGATTGCTGCGAACCAGGGAGTTACGTTGAGCGCGCTTCGAGCAGCTAACAACTTGAGCGGCGACTTGATCAGAGTGGGTCAAAAACTCGTAATCCCAAATGGACGCAAGTCGAGTATTGCTTCAAGCCCCTTGAGGAAGCAGGGGCTCCAGATCGTGGTTGCACCAGGTGACACCGTGTCTTCGATTGCCATCGGGTACAATGTTTCGGCCAAAGACCTGATTCTGCATAATGACATTCAAAACCCAGCCCGAATTAATCCCGGGCAAACGCTTTTCATCCCAAGTAGCCTTTCTAACAGGCCTCGTTCATCGCCGCCTCCGGTTGTTGTCGAAAAGAGAGACCCTGTGCCTACGCTAAGTATAATACCAGAAGATGCGCCGCTGATTCTTCCTGATGAAGACGACTTCCTTCAGGACGAAGGTTGGATTGAGCAACCAGTTATCCAAATAGAGAATTAA